atatccgaagtttaaatggatgaaaACTTGTTAGTCGCCAGTCAACTCCATGACGGCTGTACCGGGGTGGATGAAATATAAGTAGATTACAATATGTAGAAGTACACAACGAAATACAATTAACTCACCAATATATTCATAAGCATACCGTTACTCAAATATCTTAACCTCACGATGCTTAGATAACATCGCCTGCCTGTAGTGACAGGCGTCTATTCTAACGGTCACCATTAGTTACCGCAGAAGTGACAAATTATCGCGGTTCGTTGGCCAGCCGCAAATGATTGATAATGGCTCATAGTTCGATATACGTCTTATGTCATGAGAAATggatactttatttatttctttaagtatttaaagtaAGTCACACATGTATGCATTCAAATGTAATTGTGAAGttactttttttcttataagctCAAAGTTTTTGTTAGAATTCACAGCGAGACAAATGACCTACGTATTGAACATACCGCTAGAATCCAATCCGTACCCTAAACCAATAGGATATTGGTGCTTTAAGATcttatagtaattaaataattaaaacaaatagtccATCATCGCTTTGATAACCTTTATCGTCTAATTAACCTGATGAATATTGCGTTCACCTTCCGAAGAACgtgattttattattgcaaGAATATAACTAAATGTTTACGATCTTCATACGTTTCAAGGGCGTCGATCCACTTTCACgtttaaactaaattacattACAGTACTGAGATGAACTGCCAATAACCGTACAACTCATATTACGCAAGGAGacatgtttgtttacattgacATATTTCGTGTTGACATTCGtgtcttaattattattaacatgaatgttatcttactaatattataaatccgaattaaattattcaaactttcatgagacattattataaactaatatataaacgGCTTAAACACACACGTATATTTGTCTGGTGTTGGCAACTAATTTCGAGTCTATCGTCCTTTATCAAAGGATATGGTAATAAGAATTGTAAAAGGATAAcataagatataaatatagcaatttATAGAGCATCgtattaatgttaatagaTTCAGATAAAACCTATCTTCTCGTCAATACTCAGATCAAAGAAGATCAACAATTATagcttgtaaaataaaattttacatatttattactcaCGAAGTCAATCATCGCTTTTATAAActgtgcaatatttttttatgtattataggGAACagggaaaatattatattttactacgaATCAATCAATAGTAAACATTGTTGgataatatttctaactagcttttacccgcgactccgtcagcgcggaataaaaaaaatgcacacaagataaaaaagttcctatgtccgtctcctagttctaagctacctccccatcaattttcagctaaatcagttcgaccgatcttgagttataaatagtgtaactaacaccactttcttttatatatatagaagatattcAATTTTGTGAGTCCATTAGAATATCGATTAGGTagcattgttttcttttcataaaaatgCATGACACCATATAACGAAGGCATCATGCGTGATGTCATAGAAGCATGACCTTATGttagctatttttaattaggttAACTAGTTGGTACATTGCGGTAACCTGAGGTATTCCAATAGACTTGTAATGTATTTCCCCCACGTTGTCCCCAAGTTCCATTAAAGGTCCACAGACTTTCCTTTTACATTTTCCATCTGAATTATAAGAATTTGAGATATAGTTTGAGTTTTAATGTTGTAACTTTTGTCTCTGTCAGTAATGCAACGTACAATTATTGTCTACACTTTCTTAAAGTTACCAGACTGCGTGGGTAGTTAACATTTAATCCTTTTGTGATTTAATCTTTTGTGTGAATTCATTCGAGGTTTCACTTTTGTCTTCTAAAGTcgttaatgaaataaataaataatttcggtCATTTAAAATcctaaaataatctaaatagtCTAAATGCTGATTTAGGTCTCGAACTATTCATTTTCTATGTACCTAAATCTATATGCTAGGAATTTTTCCATTCACCAATTTCGAAGAAAATAAGCTGCGTATAGCTTGATGATTTTATGCGAACTCTCACAAAGTTTAAGTTTTTCGAATTACCTCATAAACATCAAAAGCTCATTGACTCCAAAACAAGTTATTGTTTCGGATACAAACTagacatgttttatattaattttggaCGGTCAACACTTTTACCTTGAACTTGACGAAAACAGAAAGCTGGTTTTGTAActcataaaacaattattgtcAAGACCGGACTAAAAAAAAGCATCGTATGATCCAATTGTatacttttttacattttatttttaatttaaaatcagatTCAGGTGTTCAATTATGCTCATTAGGTCCTTTGTCTATTAGTAAAGAACATCCTGTATGTCTGCTTAGTAACTATAAATTATCtgtcagtttaaaaaaaaatctgttcaaatataactaaatcatagatatattaaacttattaaaactagtttgtcaatggatttttttcaattgattTCTGACAAAAACATAACATCAAAATATCCAAGTGATCAATAACTTCTAATTATCTCAATCGAGCATCAattgtaagtttgtttttatagtttttaattcaataatctCAAAAcgcaaagtttttattaatttcaagtgTTTATCACGGATGTAGGATGTTAGAGTTCcgtaaaatttacataaaatattaatattagtattataaatgtgtactaattaaaagtattaaaaataatattagaaatattacttatatattgTAGCATCGGAATATctttcatataatatttagtttgaGAAATcgtatctttattttatcttgCTCAATTagaatcttaaaaataaaactcgtGAAAAGTAACGAAGACTATTATAAAGGTTatgaaaatactaatttatattaataatttgttctATAAAAAAACGTGCATATTTTTCGTTACGCATTATTAACCGAAAATCCGGAAATGTAAAATGACCATAACGCTCGCTTGCTCTTGAATTACAAACCATAACATCCTCTTAGCCAATTTATGGTATAACTTTATTCAATTGTCGATTATTTTGTCCTCTATAAATCAAAGGTGGTCACGAGTGTATCGAAAACTGGCATAAAGTTCGAACAGACGCTCCCTCACGTTCGTTGCGCCAACTTTACATGTCACGAGACGTACGAATATGTTACAGACCTCTATTTACTAATAAGCCAATTTAATCCGACTTATGTGGTTAAAAACGATTACATTTTCTGACgatataaaatactatttgAGCATTATTTCGTTACAACAgagtaaattttactattgcattttaataacaatcacTATGCTCGTTCACTagcaataacttaaaattcaaaaccaGTAAACAcaataatcaaatatattccaattttaatattataaattgcgATTCCATCGATAAGTTCAATTCGTgttgtatttcaaaaataactttcgAAACAAAATGTGTAAGACAAACTTATACTTTTAGTTTcaacgttttattattattattatttcattgtacaaatattaaatatacatacatacgaaTATTTGgagtaaaaattcaaattagatTTTTGAACGAATCGAGTTCCATAAATGACAACTGAGCAAGATGACAAATGACAATTGATATTGTATTGTGAACTGAAAATTGTATATTGATCAAACTGCAGGTAAAGTAAAGGAatagttttactttaatatataatgCAAAAAGCGTTTGAGATTCAGAAAAACGTTCGAGATAATGCCAAGACTTTCCAAACGTACCTAACAGATTTACAAACTTGGGAGACAGAAATGAAACGTAAAGAGGCCGCGCTTAACGGTGATTTTGTTAAggtttaaatcattattttcatgtcTGTATTAATGTTTAGTTAGTATTTCGATTATTTTAAACGGTTTTGTAGATTATTAATGTCTTACTTTAGTTAATTGTAAACTCGTAAATGTGTTGCTTATTTTATGGCATCTATGTATCAAATTTTGATACAGCACGtactatttattcaaataggttcattttaaacactaaaaaatcTGTTAATTAGGATCTGCCCCCTGTgagaagtaaaattaaaagagagCGACCAGTAGAAGTAAAGAAAAAGCCAGAAAAAAGGATTTCTGCATCGGACTACCAAGCTTGGGAAAAATTTGATGTTGtatgtaaattgtttaaattatacctttacttagttactttaaaagttaaataacttCATAACTTCCTATCTTTAACAACacatgtattataaaatgtataaaatgcaatgtccatttaatttaatgtaggAAAAAGCATGCGAGGAAGTAGATATGGCTGAAATTGGACCAGTGTCCTTAGATAGCAAGAAGAGTGAAAAAGACAAGCTGGAGAAGCTTCGAGAAGAAGCACAATATGAAAAAGAGAGGGTAAGtgatagaaaataaaacatagattttaaaaagataccaattatttttgattactcAGGGGAAAAAGACACATGGaattcaattttgtaaaagtattttagtgCCCCTTTATTACATTAGAGTTAGTTAagcaaatttaaacattattgttctttaaattagtgacacatttttactttctaatacttttatttgtattttactgCAATTTTCCAGGGTAATGCATTTGTTAAGGAAGAGAAATGGGATGAAGCGATCAAATGTTACAACAGGGCTATTGAACTGATCCAAAATGATGCTATATATTATGCTAATAGAGGGCTATGTTATCTCAAGAAAGACAGGTAAAAGTTAATCCATATTTAACTTCAGATTAACATCTAAATTGTATAAACAGGAATGTTAAATTCCATACATGGTTGTTGTAATGTGATTTTATATTCTcatatactaaaataactagctgCCAGTGACTTTGGCCgtgctgaaataaaaaaacgtaatgagTAGCctaatgtgttcttcctgactatgttctacatctgtgccaaatttcatcaagatccgtggagctgttccggagataccttcaaacaaacatccatccatctaaacatttgcatttataatattagtaagataacataataaaatgttatataaaatctttgatatcAAACCCACTTCCCTTTACCCTTACCATCTTTCCCACCCTTGGAAGGGAAAttctaaaattaggcctttgGCATGTACACATCAGTCGAAATGTGGGATTCTTTCCACTTCTTTCatgttttctgtgtggtcataGTATTGCATGGTATCTATCACTATTAACTATCACTAATTACATTAATGtctaaattaattctttatttatttaacatgcaATGGAACTCATAGTCCAAATGTGAATGAAAAGTAAGTGGTTGATGATATTTCatgagtgtttttttttgtttcattagcAAGTTTCCATTGCTTATGACTTagtcaagtatttttttttttaatttttatttgtgaaactattttttttttatataatatgatGAAATTGTTACACttattgtagtttttaatctGTGATTTAAATTGGCATTTTTcatggaatttttttttgatatagGTAATTTACTggcaacaatataaaaaagattatttattttttatctttaatagtTAAATGATAGCTTTATTTCATGTTGTCTATGATagctttttttgtattaaaaatttttataccacaccttcatatataaaattaaatattttcacaaagtACATAATTTCAGTCTACACCAAGCCGTGGCAGATTGTACCGCAGCACTCAACATAGATCCTACATACGTGAAGGCATTACAGCGTCGTGCCACCGCTAGGGAGAGGTTGGGATCTCTCCGTGCTGCTACAGCTGATCTTAATGAAGTCCTGGCTCTGGAGCCAAGGAATACTGCCGCTAAGAAACAACTGGAAGCTATCAAGATACGTATGGGAACTAAAGGTGTAAGTGCTCTTTTGAATCTgaatattcaattataaattttgaacCTTGGACTATCGTCTTAAGATTTAGTAATTTTGTGGTCATCTAAAGTACATGATAACActttttgtcaaaatcttaCGTGTTTTTGATTGTAAAATCGAAGTTGAATAAGCGAGAAAGGGAAAGTCATTTTCCTGTCCTGAGCGAGAAACTTTAACCTCTACAAGCgagagaaatatatttttctcttattatattttcaatgtttatgtcatgaaattatttaatcaatttactAAATTTCAGTCTAAATCTAAGTCATCACCGATCACAGAACCAAACGACTGCCCACAGAAGACTCCAAAGATTGTAGAGTTGGATAATAAAGCAGTGCTTGATAAGACAACTCCGGTTAAGACTGCCTTGGAGAAGTGGAAGACTGGTGAAGGAGAAGATATTAATGTTATGAAGCCAGTAAAGAAACCACCGCATTTGAGATCTAAGGTATTTCATAAATACTGTATTAATTCCTAACCTATAAATTCCAGTGCcgctcattaaaaaaaaatattattgtctctttttatctattttaatatataaaatatttactttactttcGAAACATCTATAGaaatatttctacatttaatattttttttaatatttgacaaaatgttttttctaagCATAATTGTGCaaaattgcaatattttgCAAGTACTAATTctcgtaatatttatttctagagAGCCTTAAAAACTATTACCATAGAAGAAATACCTTTAGGCAAAAAATTGTCAGACAAACCTGCGACTCGTATGAAAATCATAGAAATTGACAACCAAGCTCAAGGTGATAGCAACAATAATGATAACAAAACCAAAGAAGAGATAAAAGTTAGTGAAAAGACAAATTATAAGAATGGAGATGGAGACTCCAATATATTGGGATctataaagataaaagaaggaaagataaaagataaagtaGACAATGGAGATTCTAATATAACTGTGGAATCTTTGAAGATAAAAGAGGAAAaggtaaaagataaaaatggaGATGGAAATTCAAATGTTACTCCGGAATCTTTAAAGTTGGTTATAGATGAAGTGACAACGGAAAAGGAGATTTCTATTCGGGATTTAGTGCCACCTGTCAACAGTGTGCAGTTTATGGCCGAATGGAAgaatttaaaaggaaaaaattcaGCTAGAAGCAAATATTTGagtgtaagttttttttttttcctaacaAAGATACTAATTTTACGCCAAGTCTTATACTAAGAGCTCtctttgtagatttttttataaatattttactaagtttagaaaatgttacttttttaaaaatcacaattttgaaaaaagtaGAGGTTTTTTTTGCGAGATTTTTACACATAACTAGGTGATCTAGCAAATGTTATTTTGCCTTAATTATTTCtagtgaatttttaatatatatatattttattcaaaaaataaaaaaagttaggGGTGGACAACCCATTTTGGggtataaaaatagataataaccGTTTCTCAGAcctaatatacatataaaatttcataaaaatcagtCAAGCTGTTTTGGAGAaatatggtaactaacattgtaaagaatttttatatctaagatttaaaagtagaagttttgaaatattaggtccttacatatgaaattggcgtttttcgtactggccactttaatcacgaatttctcctctttggtaaggaattccaaattcaaatttgtacagctatagactcatgtatttgtggttcgatgaccgtcattcatttgtttttttcttctgtttttttctgtttgcgtcactcattttacaaaatggaaaacttaaaatatcgcattatttacaagtacgagttccgccgtggcactaatGCTGCGGAAatgactcgaagggtgaatgatgtgtatggcggtcgtgttgcaaaagaaaacacagttcgtttttggttccaacgttttcgttctggaaatttcgatctgcagaacaagccccatggacggcctgagactcaagttgataatgaagagttgaaggctattgtggaagcggatccatcgcaaatcacgtccgagttagctgcaggctgcgatgttagtgataaaactgttttaattcacttgaagcaaattgggaagattaaaaagcttgaaaggtgggtacctcacgaattgactgaagcaaaccggaaAACGCGCGTCGattgttgcgttacattattaaaccggcataataatgaaggtattttaaaccgaatcattacctgtgatgaaaaatgggttctttacgataatcggaagcgctcagcgcaatggttggatcctggccagccagccaaatcctgccccaagcgaaaattaaccccaaaaaagttacttgtaagcgtttggtggactagtgccggtattgttcattacagttttctcaaatctggccagactattacggctgatgtctattgtcagcaattgcaaaccatgatggaaaagctagcggctaaacaacctaggctggtcaatcgctccacgccactgctgcttcacacaacgctagaccacacactgcgcaacagacggctactaaattagaagagattcaattggaaagtctaagacatcctccgtactccccggaccttgctccaacagattaccatttttttcgaaatttggataacttcttgcaagggaaaaaattcatttccgatggggcagtccaaatcaccttcaaagattttattgattcccgtccgactggtttttttagtaaagggatcaatgaactacctatgagatagcaaaagtgcatagaaaataatggttcatactttgataaattaaatatattatattaaaaaatattcgactttttgttcctcccatacaaaacgccaatttcatatgtaaggacctaatatatgtattttaactaatataggaTACGGCTAAAatactcacgtatatataaccggtgtcggcaccgactagtttcgagcccattgGAGAACCTTCTTCAGGGTAACTATGAAAACTAGTcagtgccgacaccggacatgtgagtgttttagccattcctatattagttaatgataatgtctcacgaaagtttgaataatttttatgtatttttttcagataatTGAACCAACTAAAATACCATCAATTTTTGAGAATGCTTTAGAAAGTGATGTCTTGTCCGAGATACTTCAGATATTGTCTCAAGATATGGAAATGTTTAGTAACAAAACTGTCACCGCGTATCTCAAAGGATTGGTCAGAGTAAAGAGGTTTTCTGCTTTAGCAATGTTCCTGTCTACTTCTGATAAACAATGTAAGtatccatttttttacttgtttaatGCTGACTTTTTAAGATTATGACCGAATTCAATAATCtgtagataatataaatacaatcaaaACTGTATAAGCAAAAAATCTCCATAAGCGAAAGTTATacttaacttatttacttttattttatactagcttttacccgcgactccgtccgcgcggaataaaaaatagaaaacggggtaaaaattatcctgcctacctgcccaccaattttcagtcaaatcgatcgattcagccgttcttgagttataaatagtgtaactaacacgactttcttttatatatatagattaatttaaattttaaatttttttttgatcgTAGGATCAAAAGTAAGTAGTAGGATCGTAGGTTTGACTGTagagtcaaattattttaaataattttgtgggacatagttgtATTTCCAAGTTTAatactgtattataaataattaaataataattgtccAGTCCTGGTGTGtcacctccataagcgagaaactcggggtagagagaaacctctataagtgagaacgactcgcttatccaggtgtGACTATGTCTATCTCTCTTTAAAGTCAGATCAGGTTTTTAAGTTCAGGTAGAAAAATACCATAGATTAaggaaaaatttcattttagttattacaaGCGAAGCAGTGAAAAGGTTTATCATAATAtcattctaatattataaatgcgaatgtttggatggatggatatttgtaacTATCTCCAGATAAAACAGCTTAACtagatttaaaacatagtctggaagagtacatagg
This DNA window, taken from Papilio machaon chromosome 16, ilPapMach1.1, whole genome shotgun sequence, encodes the following:
- the LOC106716597 gene encoding RNA polymerase II-associated protein 3; translation: MQKAFEIQKNVRDNAKTFQTYLTDLQTWETEMKRKEAALNGDFVKDLPPVRSKIKRERPVEVKKKPEKRISASDYQAWEKFDVEKACEEVDMAEIGPVSLDSKKSEKDKLEKLREEAQYEKERGNAFVKEEKWDEAIKCYNRAIELIQNDAIYYANRGLCYLKKDSLHQAVADCTAALNIDPTYVKALQRRATARERLGSLRAATADLNEVLALEPRNTAAKKQLEAIKIRMGTKGSKSKSSPITEPNDCPQKTPKIVELDNKAVLDKTTPVKTALEKWKTGEGEDINVMKPVKKPPHLRSKRALKTITIEEIPLGKKLSDKPATRMKIIEIDNQAQGDSNNNDNKTKEEIKVSEKTNYKNGDGDSNILGSIKIKEGKIKDKVDNGDSNITVETEKEISIRDLVPPVNSVQFMAEWKNLKGKNSARSKYLSIIEPTKIPSIFENALESDVLSEILQILSQDMEMFSNKTVTAYLKGLVRVKRFSALAMFLSTSDKQCLNKLLEHCKNVEKCSEEDILDLKNKFEL